A section of the Festucalex cinctus isolate MCC-2025b chromosome 9, RoL_Fcin_1.0, whole genome shotgun sequence genome encodes:
- the LOC144025391 gene encoding protocadherin alpha-8-like isoform X25: MGQRGCVSGGGRRVARFVAAAFLCSLASANLRYSITEGINEGAMVGNIAKDLGLDKSTLKERKYRVVSSGAEPLFHVNPNDGVLYVSRQIDREEVCSQSSTCLVNLKTVLENPLEVHYVGVDVLDVNDHAPSFQEKEKKMDIFESVLPGARFQLKPSRDLDSGPFSVQNYKLSQNDHFRLEVKDKGQDGKIPVLVLQKSLDREAARSHALVLTALDGGKPPKSGEMNILITVLDVNDNTPVFSQDTYSVMLNENAPMGTTVVQVNATDLDDGQNGDVIYSFGDSVSNSLFKIFNINHSTGEIVVTGLIDYEERQTYEIEIQASDKGFTPLTTEKSVIIKIVDVNDNAPEIEVTSFSNSIPEDSRIGTTVALISVNDLDSDLNGKVICSIGEDVPFALSPSLQDKMYSLVTKSPLDREKKSKYDISVVARDAGQPVLSSEKTISVFISDVNDNSPEFSSSPYTFYVAEGNNAGASVFSVKAFDHDDNENAVISYHILRDGKDENKLSSFLSINSENGQISALKSFDFESLKSFQFQVVATDGGSPPLSSNVTVNVFILDQNDNAPVILYPVSSNGSAEGVEEIPRNMKAGDLVTKVRAYDADIGYNGWLLFSLQQVTDHSLFSLDRYTGQIRTLRSLTETDEAEHGLLILVKDNGNVSLSATATVTVKLVEPKEAFAASDVKSAAKVDNEEDNVTFYLIITLGSVSLLFVISIIVLIAMQCSKSTEYTSKYLQDANYDGTLCHSIQYRSGDKRYMLVGPRMSIGSTIVPGSHANTLVLPDRRNTSGEMLKEERCRPQWVPELTATAGISATAPEVPVHPRST, from the coding sequence ATGGGACAAAGAGGGTGCGTATCGGGGGGTGGACGACGTGTAGCCCGCTTTGTGGCTGCTGCGTTTTTGTGCAGCTTGGCCTCGGCGAATTTGAGATATTCCATTACTGAGGGGATCAATGAAGGAGCAATGGTCGGAAATATAGCCAAAGATCTTGGATTGGATAAAAGTACCCTGAAAGAGAGGAAGTATCGCGTTGTTTCTAGTGGCGCTGAGCCTCTTTTCCACGTGAATCCAAACGATGGCGTCCTCTATGTGAGCCGCCAAATTGACAGAGAGGAGGTGTGTTCACAGAGCAGTACGTGTTTGGTGAATTTAAAAACTGTGCTGGAGAACCCTCTCGAGGTTCACTACGTGGGCGTGGACGTGCTGGATGTAAATGACCATGCTCCGAGTTTCCaggagaaggagaaaaaaatggacattttcgAATCTGTTTTACCTGGAGCTCGCTTTCAGCTGAAACCGTCACGTGATCTTGATAGCGGTCCGTTTTCCGTGCAAAATTATAAACTGAgtcaaaatgatcattttcGTTTGGAGGTCAAAGACAAAGGACAAGACGGTAAAATACCTGTATTAGTTTTGCAGAAATCATTGGACAGAGAAGCAGCAAGAAGCCACGCCCTGGTGCTGACTGCTTTAGATGGAGGAAAACCCCCAAAATCTGGAGAGATGAATATATTAATAACCGTGTTGGATGTAAATGATAATACTCCTGTTTTTTCTCAAGATACATATTCTGTGATGCTCAATGAAAACGCTCCAATGGGAACAACAGTGGTACAAGTAAATGCAACGGATTTGGATGATGGTCAAAACGGAGATGTGATTTACTCTTTTGGCGACAGTGTGAGtaattctttatttaaaatttttaacattaatCATTCAACGGGGGAGATAGTTGTCACCGGTCTGATAGACTATGAGGAGAGGCAGACATATGAAATTGAAATTCAAGCATCGGATAAAGGATTTACCCCATTAACAACAGAAAAAAGTGTCATCATCAAGATAGTTGACGTTAACGACAATGCACCTGAAATtgaagtgacgtcattttccAATTCCATTCCTGAAGATTCCAGAATTGGGACTACAGTTGCACTAATAAGTGTGAATGATTTGGATTCTGATCTTAATGGAAAAGTTATTTGCTCCATAGGTGAGGATGTTCCTTTTGCTTTGTCACCATCATTACAAGACAAAATGTATTCTTTAGTGACTAAATCACCTTTGGACAGAGAGAAAAAATCCAAATATGATATATCAGTAGTTGCACGAGACGCTGGTCAACCTGTACTCTCATCTGAAAAGACAATCAGTGTTTTCATTTCAGATGTGAATGATAACAGTCCAGAGTTTTCATCCAGTCCTTATACTTTCTATGTTGCCGAGGGCAACAATGCAGGAGCCTCCGTCTTTTCCGTCAAAGCTTTTGATCACGATGACAATGAGAATGCTGTCATTTCATATCACATTCTCAGAGATGGAAAGGATGAAAATAAGTTATCTTCATTTTTAAGTATAAATAGTGAAAATGGACAAATATCAGCACTGAAAAGTTTTGACTTTGAGTCGCTGAAAAGTTTCCAGTTCCAAGTGGTGGCCACCGACGGCGGAAgtcctccactgagcagcaacgTGACGGTGAACGTGTTCATTCTGGATCAGAACGACAACGCTCCAGTCATCCTGTATCCAGTCAGCTCCAACGGTTCGGCTGAAGGCGTGGAGGAGATTCCCCGCAATATGAAAGCAGGAGACTTGGTGACTAAAGTCCGAGCCTATGACGCCGATATCGGATATAACGGCTGGTTGCTGTTTTCTCTGCAGCAAGTCACCGACCACAGTCTGTTTTCTTTGGACCGCTATACGGGCCAGATCCGAACACTTCGCTCCTTGACGGAGACAGACGAGGCTGAGCATGGACTGCTCATACTGGTCAAAGACAACGGCAACGTTTCGCTCTCGGCAACAGCTACTGTGACTGTCAAACTTGTGGAGCCCAAAGAGGCTTTTGCAGCTTCCGATGTCAAAAGTGCAGCAAAAGTGGACAATGAGGAGGACAATGTGACTTTTTATCTCATCATCACTTTGGGCTCCGTCTCGCTCCTTTTTGTCATCAGCATCATCGTGCTGATCGCCATGCAGTGCTCCAAATCCACAGAGTACACTTCCAAATATCTACAAGACGCTAATTATGATGGCACGCTGTGTCACAGCATCCAGTACCGATCGGGAGACAAACGCTACATGTTAGTTGGACCCAGGATGAGTATCGGCTCCACCATAGTCCCGGGCAGCCACGCCAACACTTTGGTGCTCCCTGACAGGAGAAACACTTCGGGGGAG